In one window of Vanrija pseudolonga chromosome 5, complete sequence DNA:
- the hts1_1 gene encoding Histidine--tRNA ligase, mitochondrial, whose protein sequence is MLKRSPLRAISLRIPAAPTATLSLRPHLIPRSSLSTMASVDERIKELQDKIKALKVAKQDASKEVEEMKALKAQQSKDKKDGPAGFQLKVPKGTIDHKPAAALLRKKIFATLEGIFAKHGGEVIDTPVFELKEILAGKYGEDSKLIYDLQDQGGELCSLRYDLTVPFARYLAMNGVTSMKRYHIAKVYRRDQPVMSKGRMREFYQCDFDIAGTYDPMVPDAEILYILIEALTALDVGEFTIKLNHRKILDGIFELAGVPADKTRAISSAVDKLDKLPWADVKKEMTVEKGLDEAVADRIGQYVGLKVLTVLGKGREVLATLQADEKLNTIASAKEGLADIALLFDYLEHAFGVLDKISFDMSLARGLDYYTGIIYEAIVEGSAPPAPAAADAAAPAAAGKGKKAAKSATVNEDGVDESTVGVGSIAAGGRYDNLVNMFAEAAGSKRDKVPCVGVSIGVERVYAILEQRRRAEAAKPREKETDVFILSLGKEGLLPERMKLARKLWEAGIKAEYQYKAKPKAERQWAQAADDQVRFVAILAPAELEKGVVRIKEQGIERAAGADNGEEVSLDNVVEYLKARLG, encoded by the exons ATGCTTAAGCGCTCACCACTACGCGCAATAAGCCTGAGAATCCCCGCCGCTCCGACAGCCACCCTCTCCCTCCGCCCTCACCTCATCCCCCGATCCTCTCTCTCCACCATGGCGTCCGTCGACGAGCGTATCAAGGAGCTGCAGGACAAGATCAAGGCTCTCAAGGTCGCCAAGCAGGATGCCTCCAAGGAAGTCGAGGAGATGAAGGCCCTCAAGGCCCAGCAGtccaaggacaagaaggacggcCCCGCCGGCTTCCAGCTCAAGGTGCCCAAGGGTACCATTGACCACAAGCCCGcggccgccctcctccgcaAGAAGATCTTTGCTACTCTCGAGGGCATCTTTGCCAAGCACGGTGGCGAGGTCATTGACACGCCCGTCTTTGAGCTCAAGGAGATCCTCGCGGGCAAGTACGGCGAGGACTCGAAGCTCATCTACGACCTCCAGGACCAGGGTGGTGAACTGTGCTCGCTTCGCTATGACCTCACT GTCCCCTTCGCGCGCTACCTCGCCATGAACGGCGTCACGTCGATGAAGCGCTACCACATCGCCAAGGTCTACCGCCGTGACCAGCCCGTCATGTCCAAGGGCCGCATGCGCGAGTTCTACCAGTGCGACTTTGACATTGCCGGAACCTACGACCCCATGGTCCCCGATGCCGAGATCCTCTACATTTTGATCGAGGCCCTCACTGCCCTCGACGTTGGAGAGTTCACCATCAAGCTCAACCACCGCAAAATCCTTGACGGTATCTTTGAGCTTGCCGGTGTCCCTGCGGACAAGACCCGCGCGATCTCGTCTGctgtcgacaagctcgacaagctccccTGGGCTGATGTCAAGAAGGAGATGACTGTTGAGAAGGGTCTCGATGAGGCCGTCGCTGACCGTATCGGCCAGTATGTTGGCCTCAAGG TCCTGACGGTTTTAGGCAAGGGACGTGAGgtcctcgccaccctccaggccgacgagaagcTCAACACCATCGCCTCGGCCAAGGAGGGCCTTGCCGACATTGCCCTTCTTTTCGACTACCTTGAGCACGCTTTCGGTGTCCTCGACAAGATCAGCTTTGACATGTCGCTCGCCCGTGGCCTCGACTACTACACTGGCATCATCTACGAGGCGATTGTTGAGGGCTCGGctcccccagcccccgccgctgccgatgctgctgcccccgccgccgccggcaagggcaagaaggctGCCAAGAGCGCGACTGtcaacgaggacggcgtcgacgagagcACCGTCGGTGTCGGCTCGATTGCCGCCGGTGGTCGTTACGACAACCTCGTCAACATGTTTGCCGAGGCTGCTGGTTCCAAGCGTGACAAGGTGCCCTGTGTTGGTGTGTCGATCGGCGTTGAGCGTGTGTACGCCAttctcgagcagcgccgccgggcagaggccgccaagccccGCGAGAAGGAGACGGACGTGTTCATCCTCTcgctcggcaaggagggtCTCCTCCCTGAGCGCATGAAGCTTGCCCGGAAACTCTGGGAGGCCGGCATCAAG GCCGAGTACCAGTacaaggccaagcccaaggccgagcgccagtGGGCGCAggctgccgacgaccaggTGCGCTTCGTGGCGatcctcgcgcccgccgagtTGGAAAAGGGTGTCGTGCGCATCAAGGAGCAGGGtatcgagcgcgccgcgggtGCCGACAATGGTGAGGAGGTGTCGCTTGACAACGTTGTCGAGTACCTCAAGGCTCGCCTCGGTTAG
- the hts1_1 gene encoding Histidine--tRNA ligase, mitochondrial, with amino-acid sequence MLKRSPLRAISLRIPAAPTATLSLRPHLIPRSSLSTMASVDERIKELQDKIKALKVAKQDASKEVEEMKALKAQQSKDKKDGPAGFQLKVPKGTIDHKPAAALLRKKIFATLEGIFAKHGGEVIDTPVFELKEILAGKYGEDSKLIYDLQDQGGELCSLRYDLTVPFARYLAMNGVTSMKRYHIAKVYRRDQPVMSKGRMREFYQCDFDIAGTYDPMVPDAEILYILIEALTALDVGEFTIKLNHRKILDGIFELAGVPADKTRAISSAVDKLDKLPWADVKKEMTVEKGLDEAVADRIGQYVGLKGKGREVLATLQADEKLNTIASAKEGLADIALLFDYLEHAFGVLDKISFDMSLARGLDYYTGIIYEAIVEGSAPPAPAAADAAAPAAAGKGKKAAKSATVNEDGVDESTVGVGSIAAGGRYDNLVNMFAEAAGSKRDKVPCVGVSIGVERVYAILEQRRRAEAAKPREKETDVFILSLGKEGLLPERMKLARKLWEAGIKAEYQYKAKPKAERQWAQAADDQVRFVAILAPAELEKGVVRIKEQGIERAAGADNGEEVSLDNVVEYLKARLG; translated from the exons ATGCTTAAGCGCTCACCACTACGCGCAATAAGCCTGAGAATCCCCGCCGCTCCGACAGCCACCCTCTCCCTCCGCCCTCACCTCATCCCCCGATCCTCTCTCTCCACCATGGCGTCCGTCGACGAGCGTATCAAGGAGCTGCAGGACAAGATCAAGGCTCTCAAGGTCGCCAAGCAGGATGCCTCCAAGGAAGTCGAGGAGATGAAGGCCCTCAAGGCCCAGCAGtccaaggacaagaaggacggcCCCGCCGGCTTCCAGCTCAAGGTGCCCAAGGGTACCATTGACCACAAGCCCGcggccgccctcctccgcaAGAAGATCTTTGCTACTCTCGAGGGCATCTTTGCCAAGCACGGTGGCGAGGTCATTGACACGCCCGTCTTTGAGCTCAAGGAGATCCTCGCGGGCAAGTACGGCGAGGACTCGAAGCTCATCTACGACCTCCAGGACCAGGGTGGTGAACTGTGCTCGCTTCGCTATGACCTCACT GTCCCCTTCGCGCGCTACCTCGCCATGAACGGCGTCACGTCGATGAAGCGCTACCACATCGCCAAGGTCTACCGCCGTGACCAGCCCGTCATGTCCAAGGGCCGCATGCGCGAGTTCTACCAGTGCGACTTTGACATTGCCGGAACCTACGACCCCATGGTCCCCGATGCCGAGATCCTCTACATTTTGATCGAGGCCCTCACTGCCCTCGACGTTGGAGAGTTCACCATCAAGCTCAACCACCGCAAAATCCTTGACGGTATCTTTGAGCTTGCCGGTGTCCCTGCGGACAAGACCCGCGCGATCTCGTCTGctgtcgacaagctcgacaagctccccTGGGCTGATGTCAAGAAGGAGATGACTGTTGAGAAGGGTCTCGATGAGGCCGTCGCTGACCGTATCGGCCAGTATGTTGGCCTCAAGG GCAAGGGACGTGAGgtcctcgccaccctccaggccgacgagaagcTCAACACCATCGCCTCGGCCAAGGAGGGCCTTGCCGACATTGCCCTTCTTTTCGACTACCTTGAGCACGCTTTCGGTGTCCTCGACAAGATCAGCTTTGACATGTCGCTCGCCCGTGGCCTCGACTACTACACTGGCATCATCTACGAGGCGATTGTTGAGGGCTCGGctcccccagcccccgccgctgccgatgctgctgcccccgccgccgccggcaagggcaagaaggctGCCAAGAGCGCGACTGtcaacgaggacggcgtcgacgagagcACCGTCGGTGTCGGCTCGATTGCCGCCGGTGGTCGTTACGACAACCTCGTCAACATGTTTGCCGAGGCTGCTGGTTCCAAGCGTGACAAGGTGCCCTGTGTTGGTGTGTCGATCGGCGTTGAGCGTGTGTACGCCAttctcgagcagcgccgccgggcagaggccgccaagccccGCGAGAAGGAGACGGACGTGTTCATCCTCTcgctcggcaaggagggtCTCCTCCCTGAGCGCATGAAGCTTGCCCGGAAACTCTGGGAGGCCGGCATCAAG GCCGAGTACCAGTacaaggccaagcccaaggccgagcgccagtGGGCGCAggctgccgacgaccaggTGCGCTTCGTGGCGatcctcgcgcccgccgagtTGGAAAAGGGTGTCGTGCGCATCAAGGAGCAGGGtatcgagcgcgccgcgggtGCCGACAATGGTGAGGAGGTGTCGCTTGACAACGTTGTCGAGTACCTCAAGGCTCGCCTCGGTTAG
- the SPBC29A3.09c gene encoding putative ABC transporter ATP-binding protein — translation MAAIASDIRKTFPQTDEVVVDYISGLVDDEDEEVDDIVEMTRGMLQGGPSSSNNKALNDFMDRLIKYLESQSSKRVRRATTATRLDKTVDMRSQKMSATIAMSGTVDLDSVNKGQASRVDMAKLAKAEAKLKAKIEKRSRRTLYEGSKLIEMQKKQESYEEMFMKVNPLDLSGAAKGKSKDIHLPNIDVSFASNRILSGATLTMAHGRRYGLIGRNGVGKSTLLRHLALREVPIPTHISILYVEQEIVGDDTTAIQSVLKADVWRHKLISEEAELNAKLEVMEKEGLPEDAPEATKSAFNQERDDLTHRLGEVQKSLLEMEAETGPARAALLLAGLGFDEADQAKPTRAFSGGWRMRLALARALFVKPDLLMLDEPSNMLDLNAIAWLEDYLQTWPGTILVVSHDRAFLDAVATDIVHQHSQRLDYYKGNFSQFHATREDRRLQQKKEYEAQLAYRQHLQAYIDRWRYNANRAPQAQSRIKILEKLPELEPPEDDDEVEKFRFPEPEKISPPLLQLDEVTFGYVPEKTILKGININVDLGSRMAVIGPNGAGKSTLIKLLTGAIQPTKGTSTRNSRCRIAYFTQHHMDQLDGDMTSVQFLQHRFPGQTEQEYRSHLGSFGITGLTGLQKIGTLSGGQKSRVAFSVLAFLRPHILLLDEPTNHLDQEGLDGLAEAVKAFKGGVILISHDERFINATADTLWVCAEGTVSKFMGDVAAYKSLIVNQLQAKLKP, via the exons ATGGCGGCCATCGCTTCGGATATC CGCAAAACCTTCCCCCAGACCGACGAGGTTGTCGTCGACTACATCTCGGgcctcgtcgatgatgaggacgaggaggtcgacgacattgtcgagaTGACCCGGGGCATGCTTCAGGGTGGTCCCtcgagcagcaacaacaaggcGCTCAACGACTTCATGGACCGCCTCATCAAGTACCTCGAGTCGCAGTCGTCCAAGCGTGTTCGCCGCGCGACCACGGCCACTCGTCTCGACAAGACGGTCGACATGCGCTCGCAGAAGATGTCGGCGACCATCGCCATGAGCGGCactgtcgacctcgacagtGTCAACAAGGGCCAGGCCTCGCGTGTCGACATGGCCAAGCTCGcaaaggccgaggccaagctcaaggccaagatcgAGAAGCGCTCCCGCCGCACGCTCTACGAGGGCTCCAAGCTCATCGAGATGCAGAAGAAGCAGGAGAGCTACGAGGAGATGTTCATGAAGGTCAaccccctcgacctctcgggcgccgccaagggcaagTCCAAGGACATTCACCTTCCCAACATCGACGTCTCGTTCGCTTCCAACCGTATCCTCTCGGGTGCGACGCTTACGATGGCCCACGGTCGTCGCTACGGTCTCATTGGTCGTAACGGTGTGGGTAAATCGACCCTCCTTCGTCACCTTGCCCTTCGTGAGGTTCCCATCCCGACCCATATCTCGATTCTCTACGTCGAGCAGGAGATTGTCGGTGACGACACGACCGCCATCCAGTCGGTTCTCAAGGCCGACGTCTGGCGTCACAAGCTCATcagcgaggaggccgagctcaacgccaagctcgaggtcatGGAGAAGGAGGGATTGCCCGAGGACGCCCCCGAGGCGACCAAGTCGGCGTTCAAccaggagcgcgacgacctgACCCACCGTCTCGGCGAGGTCCAGAAGTCCCTGCTCGAGATGGAGGCCGAGACTGGCCCTGCCCGTGCTGCGCTACTTCTCGCCGGTCTCGGTTTCGACGAGGCCGATCAGGCGAAGCCTACCAGGGCATTCTCTGGTGGTTGGCGTATgcgtctcgccctcgcccgtgcACTCTTCGTCAAGCCCGACCTTCTcatgctcgacgagccgtcCAAC ATGTTGGACCTCAACGCCATTGCCTGGTTGGAAGACTACCTGCAGACTTGGCCTGGTaccatcctcgtcgtctcgcaCGACCGAGCattcctcgacgccgtcgcgaccgACATTGTGCACCAGCACTCGCAGCGCCTCGACTACTACAAGGGCAACTTCTCCCAGTTCCACGCTACGCGCGAGGACCGTCGTCTGCAGCAGAAGAAGGAGTAcgaggcgcagctcgcgtACCGGCAGCACCTGCAGGCCTACATCGACAGGTGGAGGTACAACGCCAACCGTGCGCCCCAGGCCCAGTCGCGTATCAAGATTCTCGAGAAGCTCCCAGAGCTCGAGCcccccgaggacgacgacgaggtcgagaagtTCCGCTtccccgagcccgagaagATCTCGCCAccgctcctccagctcgacgaggtcacgTTCGGCTACGTGCCCGAGAAGACCATCCTCAAGGGCATCAACATcaacgtcgacctcggctccCGTATGGCTGTTATCGGTCCCAACGGTGCAGGCAAGTCGACCCTCATCAAGCTCCTTACTGGTGCTATCCAGCCCACCAAGGGTACCTCCACCCGCAACTCACGTTGTCGTATCGCCTACTTCACCCAGCACCACATGGACCAGCTCGACGGTGACATGACGTCCGTCCAGTTCCTGCAGCACAGGTTCCCTGGTCAGACTGAGCAGGAGTACCGCTCGCACTTGGGCAGCTTCGGAATCACTGGTCTCACTGGTCTCCAGAAGATCGGCACGCTCTCTGGTGGTCAGAAGTCGCGTGTCGCCTTCAGTGTTCTCGCTTTCCTCCGTCCCCACAttctcctcctcgatgaG CCTACCAACCATCTTGACCAGGAGGGTCTCGACGGTCTTGCCGAAGCAGTCAAGGCGTTCAAGGGTGGTGTCATTTTGATTTCGCACGACGAGCGCTTCATCAACGCCACGGCCGACACCCTGTGGGTGTGTGCCGAGGGCACCGTCTCCAAGTTCATGGGCGATGTTGCAGCCTAcaag AGCTTGATTGTCAACCAGCTccaggccaagctcaagccaTGA
- the SPAC9G1.05 gene encoding putative WD repeat-containing protein: protein MSYKPGPIYPANPATARSESTKLGVDPKGEKIIYTNGRAVVIRDINNPSVAHAYTQHTQTATVARFSPSGFYVASGDVAGNVRVWDVTNPAENILKLGIRPISGRINDLAWDSESKRIIVGGEGKDKFGAAFFVDSGSSCGEITGHSKPITALSVRQQRPFRAVSGSDDNTLVFHTAVPFKYDKVSFNEVQHVAHRQIISTHTRFVRDVGFSPNGDLFASVGSDGKLFFYDGKTAEVKAEATGVDPTRSLMGLSWSPDSTKLATAGADGVVALWDASTARISQQWAVGSDVNSQQNGVVYANANTVASVSLSGELNVFDVREPSAKWRVLHGPTKAITAAALDKEQTFYTGSFDGSVKAFSVNNGECSDVGGSGHSARIVGIAPNGQDKVFTAAWDDKVATIAGHEFTSSSLPTKSQPTGLAATPSGVYVASATGLEIVPASGGSATHIDGALTAVAAHAGPNGDVIALGTGPKKVTLATVSGGKLNVVAEFDDNKGDVLSLAFSADGGLLAAGDSAGRIVLIDVNAKSVLVSSRWTFHTGRIESLAFSPAGKRLASGGADESIYIWDPSKVLRNVAIKNAHPGGVSGVAWESETKVISAGADACARTWDVPESS from the exons ATGTCGTACAAGCCAG GCCCAATCTACCCCGCCAACCCGGCCACCGCGCGCTCGGAGAGCACaaagctcggcgtcgaccccaagggcgagaagaTCATCTACACCAACGGacgcgccgtggtc ATCCGTGATATCAACAACCCCTCGGTCGCGCACGCGTACACTC AGCACACCCAGACCGCGACCGTCGCGCGCTTCTCCCCCTCGGGCTTCTACGTCGCATCTGGAGACGTCGCAGGCAACGTGCGCGTGTGGGACGTGACCAACCCCGCCGAGAACatcctcaagctcggcatCCGCCCCATCAGCGGCAGGATCAACGACCTCGCCTGGGACTCGGAGAGCAAGCGTATCATTGTTGGTGGagagggcaaggacaa GTTTGGCGCGGCATTCTTTGTcgactcgggctcgtcgtgcGGAGAAATCACGGGCCACTCCAAGCCCATCACGGCGCTCAGCgtccgccagcagcgccccTTCCGCGCCGTCTCGGGCTCGGACGACAACACGCTCGTGTTCCACACTGCCGTGCCCTTCAAGTATGACAAGGTGAGCTTTAACGAGGTCCAGCACGTAGCTCACCGCCAGATCATCAGCACCCACACCCGCTTCGTTCGCGACGTCGGCTTCTCGCCCAACGGTGACCTCTTCGCGTCCGTCGGCTCGGATGGCAAGCTCTTCTTCTACGACGGCAAGACTGCCGAGGTTAAGGCTGAGGCTACTGGTGTTGACCCCACGAGGAGTTTG ATGGGCCTCTCTTGGAGCCCCGACTCGACCAAGCTTGCGACTGCTGGCGCTGACGGCGTCGTTGCCCTGT GGGACGCTTCCACTGCCAGGATCTCGCAGCAGTGGGCTGTCGGCTCCGACGTCAACTCGCAGCAGAACGGCGTCGTTtacgccaacgccaacacTGTTGCCTCGGTGTCGCTCTCCGGCGAACTCAACGTCTTCGACGTCCGCGAGCCCTCAGCCAAGTGGCGTGTCCTCCACGGCCCTACCAAGGCCATCACTGCTGCCGCGCTGGACAAGGAGCAGACCTTCTACACTGGCTCGTTTGATGGTAGCGTCAAGGCGTTCTCGGTCAACAACGGCGAGTGCTCAGAcgtcggcggctcgggtcACTCGGCACGcatcgtcggcatcgcgcccAACGGCCAGGACAAGGTCTTCACTGCGGCCTGGGACGACAAGGTCGCTACCATTGCTGGCCATGAGttcacctcgtcgtcgctacCCACCAAGAGTCAGCCCACAGGTCTCGCTGCTACGCCTAGCGGTGTTTACGTTGCGTCGGCCACTGGCCTCGAGATCGTCCCTGCTTCTGGTGGCTCGGCAACCCACATTGACGGAGCCTTGACCGCCGTTGCTGCTCACGCTGGCCCCAACGGCGACGTGATCGCCCTCGGCACTGGTCCCAAGAAGGTCACCCTTGCAACCGTCTCTGGCGGCAAGCtcaacgtcgtcgccgagttTGATGACAACAAGGGCGACGTTCTCTCCCTTGCCTTCTCGGCTGACGGAGGTCTCCTCGCGGCCGGAGAT TCCGCCGGCAGAATCGTCCTCATCGACGTCAATGCCAAGTCGgtcctcgtctcgtcgcgctggACGTTCCACACTGGTCGCATCGAGAGCCTCGCCTTCTCCCCTGCAGGCAAgcgcctcgcctcgggcggtgccgacgagaGCATCTACATCTGGGACCCGTCCAAGGTGCTGCGCAACGTGGCCATCAAGAACGCGCACCCtggtggtgtgagcggcgtCGCGTGGGAGAGCGAGACAAAGGTGATCTCGGCGGGTGCGGACGCCTGCGCGCGTACGTGGGACGTGCCAGAATCGTCGTAG